The Myxococcota bacterium genome has a segment encoding these proteins:
- the gspL gene encoding type II secretion system protein GspL, with amino-acid sequence MKNVLGLDLGAHTIKAVELRQTLSSLEPAQMRMHPRALPDHPLPDLLRRFAAMHQLATDHVVAAVPAERISVRSMSFPFRDRKRLAAAVPFEVEGETPFDLEDVIVTWDSVGGDRARAELAVAIAPRRAVAERLDVLREAGCEPRVLEAEGLALANLHAVLGWDGARLVVDMGHASTKLCVVRDGKALLARAIPVAGRHVTEAMARDQGRSLDDAEHAKCEDGVFHLGFDSASPSAVGVLDRIAREAVRLLESAEPLLGGAAATQVGGVVLVGGSARLHRLDEYLGERLGIATARPAVPPEGLGAALLAGGDPALFAPALALALRGTSRATTATDFRQDDLAYRTDFRSYLGRDLRPTAVLAGVVGALGLATAVTSLSLESRRADAIRGQIAALYEEAVGTAPTTNPVTQLGNELYAARERADFLGVYGGSLSALDLLSELSRRIPADLEVRLLELNITGRVIRLKVAGSNFEAAERLTRVLSAEPPFRNAEVKGGIESTKDGTRFTVAISLTGGTDDEETS; translated from the coding sequence ATGAAGAACGTCCTCGGGCTCGATCTCGGCGCCCACACCATCAAGGCGGTCGAGCTGCGCCAGACGCTGAGCTCGCTCGAGCCCGCGCAGATGCGCATGCATCCGCGCGCCCTCCCCGACCACCCGCTCCCCGACCTGCTCCGCCGCTTCGCGGCCATGCACCAGCTCGCGACCGACCACGTCGTCGCCGCCGTTCCCGCCGAGCGCATCTCCGTGCGCTCGATGTCCTTCCCGTTCCGCGACCGCAAGCGCCTCGCCGCGGCGGTGCCGTTCGAGGTCGAGGGCGAGACGCCCTTCGACCTCGAGGACGTGATCGTCACGTGGGACTCCGTCGGCGGCGATCGCGCGCGCGCCGAGCTCGCGGTCGCGATCGCGCCGCGGCGCGCGGTCGCCGAGCGCCTCGACGTGCTGCGCGAGGCCGGCTGCGAGCCGCGCGTGCTCGAGGCGGAGGGGCTCGCGCTCGCGAACCTGCACGCCGTGCTCGGCTGGGACGGCGCGCGCCTCGTCGTCGACATGGGGCACGCGTCGACCAAGCTGTGCGTCGTGCGCGACGGGAAGGCGCTGCTCGCGCGCGCGATCCCGGTCGCCGGCCGCCACGTCACCGAGGCGATGGCGCGCGACCAGGGGCGCTCGCTCGACGACGCCGAGCACGCGAAGTGCGAGGACGGCGTCTTCCACCTCGGGTTCGACAGCGCGTCGCCGTCGGCCGTCGGCGTGCTCGACCGCATCGCGCGCGAGGCGGTGCGCCTGCTCGAGTCCGCCGAGCCGCTGCTCGGCGGCGCGGCCGCGACGCAGGTCGGCGGCGTCGTGCTGGTCGGCGGCTCGGCGCGCCTCCACCGGCTCGACGAGTACCTCGGCGAGCGGCTCGGCATCGCCACGGCGCGCCCGGCCGTGCCGCCCGAGGGCCTGGGCGCCGCGCTGCTCGCGGGCGGCGACCCCGCGCTCTTCGCCCCCGCCCTCGCGCTCGCGCTGCGCGGCACCTCGCGCGCGACGACGGCGACGGACTTCCGCCAGGACGACCTCGCGTACCGCACGGACTTCCGCAGCTACCTCGGGCGCGACCTGCGGCCGACGGCGGTGCTGGCGGGTGTCGTCGGCGCGCTCGGGCTCGCGACCGCGGTGACGTCGCTCTCGCTCGAGTCGCGCCGGGCCGACGCGATCCGCGGGCAGATCGCCGCCCTCTACGAAGAGGCGGTCGGCACCGCGCCGACGACGAACCCGGTGACGCAGCTCGGCAACGAGCTCTACGCGGCGCGCGAGCGCGCGGACTTCCTCGGCGTGTACGGCGGCAGCCTCTCCGCGCTCGACCTCCTGTCCGAGCTGTCGCGACGCATCCCGGCCGACCTCGAGGTCCGCCTGCTCGAGCTCAACATCACCGGACGCGTGATCCGTCTCAAGGTCGCCGGCAGCAACTTCGAGGCGGCCGAGCGGCTGACGCGCGTGCTGAGCGCCGAGCCGCCGTTCCGCAACGCCGAGGTCAAGGGCGGCATCGAGAGCACGAAGGACGGCACGCGCTTCACGGTCGCGATCAGCCTGACCGGCGGCACCGACGACGAGGAGACGTCGTGA
- the gspM gene encoding type II secretion system protein GspM, whose product MNELLVRLQTAWDDLSQRERLLLGTAGGLAALMLVWFVAVAPLLDLAGRASAGVVDAEQDLSSMKRLRREYDEVKARLGSVERRIQAKGQSRNILTLLESLAATSGVKVESLDPRQGASNEVYRETKVEVELSGVTLSQIVDYLHNIESSPQLLSVKSLRMKTRGEGGPDALLDVTFAVSSFEPL is encoded by the coding sequence GTGAACGAGCTGCTCGTCCGGCTCCAGACCGCGTGGGACGACCTCTCGCAGCGCGAGCGTCTGCTGCTCGGCACGGCCGGCGGGCTCGCCGCGCTCATGCTCGTGTGGTTCGTGGCGGTCGCGCCGCTCCTCGACCTCGCGGGGCGCGCGTCGGCCGGCGTCGTCGACGCCGAGCAGGACCTCTCCTCGATGAAGCGCCTGCGGCGCGAGTACGACGAGGTCAAGGCGCGGCTCGGGTCCGTCGAGCGCCGCATCCAGGCGAAGGGCCAGAGCCGCAACATCCTCACGCTGCTCGAGTCGCTCGCGGCGACGTCCGGCGTCAAGGTCGAGTCGCTCGACCCGCGCCAGGGCGCGAGCAACGAGGTCTATCGCGAGACGAAGGTCGAGGTCGAGCTGTCCGGCGTCACGCTCTCGCAGATCGTCGACTACCTGCACAACATCGAGTCCTCGCCGCAGCTGCTCAGCGTGAAGTCGCTGCGCATGAAGACCCGCGGCGAGGGCGGCCCGGATGCGCTGCTCGACGTGACGTTCGCCGTCTCGAGCTTCGAGCCGCTGTAG
- the gspK gene encoding type II secretion system minor pseudopilin GspK, translated as MTRLPAPFAKPRARREAGVVLALVLVIGLLLMTVVIGFSRRAIVDYHIARNRDAAAQADALARGGVQLATFLLLADSLASAQGGPPGDTYLDAWAQAERYEIATDDGARLRVRIRDEGSLLDLNAIVPETATGEASEEAVDFLIAVLEKVIDELPVAPGERAFDARELAYNLIDYVDADEERQRGGPENAWYERQSPPYEAANEPLRSVDELGMVEGFTPVLVDGLRPYVTVHPRKDGTGINLNTAPPHVLALVYHGSQGSRTLASEDTVRRILRAREEGRILCTTTGADDRCILAAEIVEGSIFPDASLPAQATLFRVEAEATVGDVRRTIAAVVDRTDPSKPTVLEWRHGS; from the coding sequence ATGACGCGCCTCCCCGCACCGTTCGCGAAGCCGCGCGCGCGGCGCGAGGCGGGCGTCGTGCTCGCGCTCGTGCTCGTGATCGGCCTCCTGCTGATGACGGTCGTGATCGGCTTCTCGCGCCGCGCGATCGTCGACTACCACATCGCGCGCAATCGCGACGCAGCCGCGCAGGCCGACGCGCTCGCACGCGGCGGCGTCCAGCTCGCGACCTTCCTGCTGCTCGCCGACTCCCTGGCGAGCGCGCAGGGCGGCCCGCCCGGCGACACCTACCTCGACGCCTGGGCCCAGGCCGAGCGCTACGAGATCGCGACCGACGACGGAGCCCGTCTGCGCGTGCGCATCCGCGACGAGGGCAGCCTCCTCGACCTCAACGCGATCGTGCCGGAGACCGCGACGGGCGAGGCGAGCGAGGAGGCGGTCGACTTCCTGATCGCGGTCCTCGAGAAGGTGATCGACGAGCTGCCCGTGGCTCCCGGAGAGCGCGCCTTCGACGCCCGCGAGCTCGCCTACAACCTGATCGACTACGTGGACGCCGACGAGGAGCGCCAGCGCGGGGGCCCCGAGAACGCCTGGTACGAACGCCAGTCGCCGCCCTACGAGGCCGCGAACGAGCCGCTGCGCAGCGTCGACGAGCTCGGCATGGTGGAGGGCTTCACGCCCGTGCTCGTGGACGGCCTCCGCCCCTACGTCACCGTCCACCCGCGCAAGGACGGCACCGGGATCAACCTCAACACCGCGCCGCCGCACGTGCTGGCGCTCGTCTACCACGGCAGCCAGGGGAGCCGGACCCTCGCGAGCGAGGACACGGTCCGCCGCATCCTGCGCGCGCGCGAGGAAGGCCGGATTCTCTGCACGACTACGGGCGCGGACGACCGATGTATCCTCGCCGCCGAGATCGTCGAGGGGTCGATCTTCCCCGATGCCAGCCTGCCTGCGCAGGCGACCCTGTTCCGGGTCGAGGCCGAGGCCACGGTGGGGGACGTGCGGCGGACGATCGCGGCGGTCGTGGATCGCACCGACCCGTCGAAGCCGACGGTGCTCGAGTGGCGGCACGGCTCGTGA
- the gspN gene encoding type II secretion system protein GspN, translating to MARGLDPGAGLLPRSVRWPTLALLAGVLTTLFAIWIFPYGRLARAISDRSEALVGVQIELDDLAPHLGLSGLGLAATNVRATLPRGDALLLPRVFLRPALSLGWLRGEPSFAVDVDGGGLGRVAGEIAVGAHGGFRGDLDGLALALLPLDQAVPGLSMEGRVTAAVDVATGDAGRPEGTLVFHATEGNLMGPGLPIAVPFARFEGDLALGGDVFARVAKLELDGPMLFASATGTVALAEVAGQEALDLALDVRPAGRALVPVLRDLGIDAQPGQTTRLAITGTLARPTFR from the coding sequence GTGGCGCGCGGTCTCGACCCGGGCGCGGGCCTGCTGCCGCGGAGCGTGCGCTGGCCGACGCTCGCGCTGCTCGCGGGCGTGCTGACGACGCTCTTCGCGATCTGGATCTTCCCCTACGGGCGGCTCGCGCGCGCGATCTCCGACCGCAGCGAGGCGCTCGTCGGCGTGCAGATCGAGCTCGACGATCTCGCGCCGCACCTCGGCCTCTCGGGCCTCGGTCTCGCGGCGACGAACGTGCGCGCGACGCTCCCGCGCGGCGATGCGCTGCTGCTCCCGCGCGTCTTCCTGCGGCCCGCCCTCTCGCTCGGCTGGCTGCGCGGCGAGCCTTCCTTCGCCGTCGACGTCGACGGCGGCGGGCTCGGCCGCGTCGCGGGCGAGATCGCGGTGGGGGCGCACGGCGGCTTCCGCGGCGACCTCGACGGGCTCGCGCTCGCGCTGCTGCCGCTCGACCAGGCCGTGCCCGGCCTCTCCATGGAAGGCCGCGTGACGGCCGCGGTCGACGTCGCGACGGGCGACGCGGGCCGGCCCGAGGGCACGCTCGTCTTCCACGCGACCGAGGGGAACCTGATGGGCCCGGGCCTGCCGATCGCCGTCCCGTTCGCGCGCTTCGAGGGCGATCTCGCGCTCGGCGGCGACGTCTTCGCACGCGTGGCGAAGCTCGAGCTCGACGGCCCGATGCTGTTCGCGAGCGCGACGGGCACGGTCGCGCTCGCCGAGGTCGCCGGCCAGGAAGCGCTCGACCTCGCGCTCGACGTGCGGCCGGCCGGTCGCGCGCTCGTGCCCGTCCTCCGCGACCTCGGCATCGACGCGCAGCCCGGACAGACGACCCGCCTCGCGATCACCGGGACGCTCGCGCGCCCGACCTTCCGCTAG